DNA from Triticum aestivum cultivar Chinese Spring chromosome 7D, IWGSC CS RefSeq v2.1, whole genome shotgun sequence:
AATGCCACGATGGATTGTAGCGCCGACTTAATAGAAGTTATTTCAAGTTAATTTACAAGCCAAAACTAGCATGAGATCCCTGAAGGTTTGGAGCTTGCTTGAGAGCCCGCTTGAGCTTACACACGTGGGTCATTCATTGCACACGAGTAACCAAGAAAGAGTGAGATAAGTTCAATGGAAAATACCATCAACCATGTATCACATGGTTCAATGGAAAATATGGCAAGAAAATTATTTCAGCGTAAAAGACCTACCTGAGAAAGTAACATCTTGTGGTGAAGGTTGTCGCAAATAGATGACGCAAGTTGAATAAAGCAAGCGCCATCCATGCTGTTTATCATCGATGATGCTTCAGCGGTTCGTCCACCACAAATCTCAACAATTTTGACTAGAAGCAAACATGTTTGTTTATCGTGAACCATGCACGACCCTGCTTGAATAACACTTGAATCGTATGTGTCATCCTCTCTATTTATCAGTTGCATCATCCATTCAATCCACTAGAGGTTCAAAGAAATATATTAGAATTTTTACCAAAGAGAACATTCTAGTAATTAGTAACTAAAAAAAACAGGTGCAATTGCTTGTCCAACTTACAGCACAGCGTAACAGATTGTTGATGTACACTGGTCCTCCACCAACAGGTAGTGTCTCTTGTGCCAATAAATCAATAAACTGCTGAAGTGCCCCCAGAAGGATGTCCCCTTTTGCATCTCCTTTACGCCTAGATGGACAAATTGTGTCATGTAAACCATATTGAAAAATGAGAAGACATTATAATGAAAGTCCATGTTTTTCTAATGGCACAGTGATGGATTAAATAGTACTAGTGTTTAAAGATATTACATCATCCCTCATTAAGCAAAAAATATTACGTGACATCACGCAAAGTAAAAGAAAGCTATATATGCAAGTTTGAAGGTCTTAATTTCTAAGAGAGTGGATTTTATGTTTGCATCATAATTGTCCGCTGGTGGAAATCATCTACCAAATTACTAGTATTAGTTTGCTATTTTTCTTATCAGAAGAACAATTAGTCAAAGGGATCCAAATAAGCATGTAAATATTTATCATTTGGCGTGATAGTTTAGATTGAGCAGTAATGCTCAGTTAATGTGCTCACCATGATATAGTACTATTTCCTTCATGGAGACCGCCGTGCATAAACCGTTCCATCATTTCATTACCCGACAGATCACTATGAAGATATTTAGTAATAATGTTGGCCAGCACTGACACCTTGGCCCATGCAAGTCGCTCTGTGGCACGGCTTGGTTCGAAAATGCAAGCAGCAGCTAGAAAATAAGCTCTCAGAACATCTCTTAAAGCCACCCCAAAAGTCTCGAGGCCATTCTCAATAAACCACCTAAATACATAGAAAGACATGTTATGCAAGGAAAATGAGACATAATTAACAAAATGTTATGTGAGATCAATGCGTACTTTTGTAGGCCATGCCACTCAAGCTGATGTTGGACTTGGCAGCGATTGAAATCACGCTTTGCCAACTCAAGATAGGTGTTGTTGTTCACAAGTGGCATCCTGCCAAAGCCATTCAGCATATCAACTCTGGGATCTTTCCTCAAGAAGTATGGAATGAACCAATTGTCAGAATTTGATGATTTTGTACCTGTAGAGTGTCTTTCCAATCCAGACATCATTCTCACCACCATATTGATCTAGGTAGGCCCTTGCTTCTACACGCGGTAAGCTTGCATACCATGGGAAGTCCAGTGTATATTTTACCTATAATCATAAATAAAGGTATTTATATTCTTGTTCGTATCCAGATAAGGTTATTTTGTTTCACAAATATAAGATAATAACTTTTTAAAAATATGATAACAAGAGAGTGTTTAAAATAgtcatgttatatatgaaaatatCAATTATAATTCTTTAGGGGCTTCAAAAAAAATTAACTAGCAAGTGTCATGAGCAATCAAGCCAAAGATTGTAAGAGTTATGTTTACTTCCTAATCCATCTAAACCGATTGATTGGCAGGATGGACGTGTTTACCTCGCCTGGTAGATCCTTAGCAATGATCCATTTGTCTCGAATCGTGCCCTGGGCTTCCCTTTCTCTAAGGAACGCATACGAGAATCTCCCTGCACGCTGCAACACATCCTCTCCAGGGAATCTTAGCTGAGAGGCCCTGTTCAGGTTGTACATCCCAGTGACTGCTTGCGTTGATTGCCCCGCGAAACAGAAGAACTCCCCGTCCTTCTCAAAGTTCTCAAATACACCTGCGAATGAATCAGCATCAGTTTTGTGTGTGACGCGACAAAATTATTATTAGATTCTGCAGAGTATGTACAGCACGATACAATCATCGGATTCACAGCGAAAAGGGGGTCGTACTCGGTGAGACGGTGTATCCATGCAGCCGCAGCAGCCGGAAGGCCATGGCTGTGTCATCCACGTCTCTTACAGCGGAGTTCCTTGCCCAGCATATCCCATCTTCAGTCCAGTGCCTACAGCATCAGTAAAGAAGTTAGAAGGAACTTTCCTCATGAAGCGACCAATGGTTTAAGCAATATTAACAAGAAACAGTTATGGATGAGAAAGTAAACCTGTGGACATAGTCCAAGCACTGTTTAATTTCTTGCTTGAAGTAGCGTGAGATTCCAAGACGCTCCAGCCGATCGACGACCCAGATGTGTTCAAAGAGATCAACCGGGTAAACATTGGGAACTGAAATGTGCCAATCAAGACGAACAATGCACACGGGATCAGGAATTACCAAAAAAAGAACTCAATCCCATCCAATAGCAGTGCAGTTAACGGTCATGGATCTCTTacctcctccattgaatttcttgACGATTCTGTCGATGTACTCGAAGCATTTTGCGTCACCAGTTTGCTTGAGAGCAAAGGCTGTAGCCGAAGGAGAATAGAGGAAGGACCCATCACTAGACTGGAGCCTGAGGATCTTGTGCCAGTCCACCCCGGGCATTCCTTCAAGGGAATGCAGGATCGTCGTTGGGATTCTGTGCATCATCTCCATCGGAATCCTACTCAAGGAATTAATAATTAATCAGGAAAATGTTAAGTAATTTCCATCTCTAGGAGGACTGGAGGATAAAACG
Protein-coding regions in this window:
- the LOC100286847 gene encoding ent-copalyl diphosphate synthase 1, chloroplastic isoform X2; translated protein: MMLGSMSDGEISVSAYDTAWVALVPRLDDGDSPQFPATLQWILDNQLPDGSWGDAALFSAYDRITNTLACVVALTKWSLGPDKCSRGLSFLEENMWRLAEEDLESMPIGFEIAFPSLLEVAKSLGIGFPYDHHALQRIYANREVKLKRIPMEMMHRIPTTILHSLEGMPGVDWHKILRLQSSDGSFLYSPSATAFALKQTGDAKCFEYIDRIVKKFNGGVPNVYPVDLFEHIWVVDRLERLGISRYFKQEIKQCLDYVHRHWTEDGICWARNSAVRDVDDTAMAFRLLRLHGYTVSPSVFENFEKDGEFFCFAGQSTQAVTGMYNLNRASQLRFPGEDVLQRAGRFSYAFLREREAQGTIRDKWIIAKDLPGEVKYTLDFPWYASLPRVEARAYLDQYGGENDVWIGKTLYRMPLVNNNTYLELAKRDFNRCQVQHQLEWHGLQKWFIENGLETFGVALRDVLRAYFLAAACIFEPSRATERLAWAKVSVLANIITKYLHSDLSGNEMMERFMHGGLHEGNSTISWRKGDAKGDILLGALQQFIDLLAQETLPVGGGPVYINNLLRCAWIEWMMQLINREDDTYDSSVIQAGSCMVHDKQTCLLLVKIVEICGGRTAEASSMINSMDGACFIQLASSICDNLHHKMLLSQDTKTNETAMSHMNEKIEAGMQELTQKFLQTHDDGTSSETKRTLLSVVRSCYYAANCPHHVFDRHVSKVIFEHVF
- the LOC100286847 gene encoding ent-copalyl diphosphate synthase 1, chloroplastic isoform X1, producing the protein MMQLHLLPPAWVPSGYGGHGPRPRALAVKGPCRFSGKGDATLVETAGSRVALQIAQATSVSSAKVLQTNLVRNDIQILERTEEPCDLDDYCVIPGAEFGQPLVNQVRMMLGSMSDGEISVSAYDTAWVALVPRLDDGDSPQFPATLQWILDNQLPDGSWGDAALFSAYDRITNTLACVVALTKWSLGPDKCSRGLSFLEENMWRLAEEDLESMPIGFEIAFPSLLEVAKSLGIGFPYDHHALQRIYANREVKLKRIPMEMMHRIPTTILHSLEGMPGVDWHKILRLQSSDGSFLYSPSATAFALKQTGDAKCFEYIDRIVKKFNGGVPNVYPVDLFEHIWVVDRLERLGISRYFKQEIKQCLDYVHRHWTEDGICWARNSAVRDVDDTAMAFRLLRLHGYTVSPSVFENFEKDGEFFCFAGQSTQAVTGMYNLNRASQLRFPGEDVLQRAGRFSYAFLREREAQGTIRDKWIIAKDLPGEVKYTLDFPWYASLPRVEARAYLDQYGGENDVWIGKTLYRMPLVNNNTYLELAKRDFNRCQVQHQLEWHGLQKWFIENGLETFGVALRDVLRAYFLAAACIFEPSRATERLAWAKVSVLANIITKYLHSDLSGNEMMERFMHGGLHEGNSTISWRKGDAKGDILLGALQQFIDLLAQETLPVGGGPVYINNLLRCAWIEWMMQLINREDDTYDSSVIQAGSCMVHDKQTCLLLVKIVEICGGRTAEASSMINSMDGACFIQLASSICDNLHHKMLLSQDTKTNETAMSHMNEKIEAGMQELTQKFLQTHDDGTSSETKRTLLSVVRSCYYAANCPHHVFDRHVSKVIFEHVF